GTCCCTTGCGCAGGATCGTCTGCAGCACCATCATGCCCACGCCCCGCAGATCCGGGTGCACGTCCTCGGCGTAGCGGGCCCAGCGCGTCCGCGCGAACGCGAACACCTGAGAGAACTCGGCGATGATCTCGGCGATCGTGTCGTCGGCGATCGTATCGTCGCTGGCCGCGGGCGGCTGTCGATCCGGCATCCCTCGAGCCTAACGCCCTGAGACGCGCGGGATCTGCCCCGTGCGCGGCGGTTCCGGCGTCAGTGCACCGTCGAGCTCGATGCCCACGGACTCGCTGGAGGCGGGCGCTTCATCCGCGGTGTCGCCGGCGGCGCGCTGCTCCGCGAGCTTCTCGGCGTTGCTCTGCGTGCTCAGGGGAATGTTGGGCAGCAGGGCGATCGCGACGATCGCGATGATGGCGACGGGGGAAGCGGCGAGGAAGACGTTGCCGATCCCGTGCCCGTATGCGCTCTCGATGACGAGCCGGAGCGGTTCCGACAGCTCGGCGAGCTTCGGGATCGTGCCGCCCGCGAGGTGCTCGGCACCCGCGAGCTGATCCGGGCTGAGCTTCGCGAGCTCCTCCTTGATGTACGTGACCACCTGGGTGGCGAGCAGCGCGCCCATGGCGGACATGCCCGCGGTGCCGCCGATGGTGCGGAAGAACGTGACGGCCGAGCTCGCGACGCCGAGCTGCGTCGGGGCGACGGTGTTCTGCACGACCAGCACGAGGTTCTGCATGCACATGCCGACGCCCGAGCCGAGGATGAACATCGAGATCCCGACGAACCAGAACGAGGTATCGTAGCGGAGCTGGCCCATCATGATGAGGCCGATGAACATGATGATGGATCCCGCGACCATGTAGCGCTTCCACTTGCCGGTGCGTGTGATCAGCTGCCCCACGAGCGTCGACGCGAGCAGCACACCCGCCATCATCGGAATGGTGAGCAGGCCCGACTCGGTCGGGGTCTTGCCGCGCGCGAGCTGCATGTACTGGCCGAGGAACACCGAGGTGCCGAACATGGCGAGGCCGACCGCGATGCTCGCGAGGACCGACATCGTGAAGGTGCGGTTCTTGAAGAGCGTCATCGGGATGAGCGGCTCCTCGGCGCGGAGCTCGACGAAGACGGCCGCGACGAGTGCCGCGAGGGAGCCGCCGACCATGAGGGCGGTCTGCCAGGACCACCAGTCGAAGCTCGACCCGCCGAGCGTGACCCAGATCAGGAGGCTCGAGAAGCCGACGGAGATGAGCGTCGCACCCGCGTAATCGATCTTGATCTTGCGCCTCTCGGTGTGGAGGTGGAGCGTGCGCTGCAGCACGATGATCGCGACGATCGCCACCGGGGCGGCGACGTAGAAGTTCCAGCGCCAGCCGAAGGCGTCGGTGATCGCACCGCCGAGCAGCGGGCCGCCGACCGTGGAGACGGCCATGATGGCGCCCATGATGCCCATGTACTTGCCGCGCTCGCGCGGGCTGATGATCTCGGCGAGCACGATCTGACCGAGCGCGCCGAGGCCGCCCGCGCCCAGGCCCTGCAGCACGCGGAAGGCGATGAGCCAGCCCGGATCCTGCGCCGTGCCCGCGAGCGCGGAGCCGACCGTGAAGAGAATCAGCGAGAGCTGCAGCAGCACCTTCTTGCTAGTGAGGTCGGCGAGCTTGCCCCAGATCGGCGTCGAGATGGCCGAGGCGAGCATGGTGCCGGTCACGACCCAGGTGAAGGCCGCCTGGTTGCCGTTGATGTCGGCGATGATGATCGGCATGGAGGTGCCGACCACGGTCATCGAGAGCATGGAGACGGCCATGCTCATGAAGATGCCGGTGAGCGCGAGGTTCTTCGCGCGGCCGGTGAGCACACCTTCGGCGGGGGTCTTCGTGCGGGCGGGAGTCTGAGTCATCTGAGGGGCGGGATCCTTCGTGCTGCTGGTTAGTTGACGAAGATCAACTATAGGTCGGTTGTTGACCTGTGTCAACTATCGGGGCTGGATCGCGCCCGGCGTGGGATCCCGCCCGGTCCGGGTCCCACGCCCTGTCCCACGCCCCATCCCGTTCGCGCCTTTCCCCCTCCCGCCCCGCCTTTCCCCCTCCCGTTCGCGCCTTCCCCCTCCAGCCCCGCCCCCGCTCCAGCCCCTGACGCCAATTCCCGTCTCCCTCCGCTGCAGGGTCACTTTGGCGGGGTGTCAGCCGCCCAGCACTGCGCACAACTGACCCCGCAACGTCCTTGCCGAGCCAACGCCCACACGCGAGCCGGGTTCACAGATATCCACAGATCGATTTCGACGTGCTCGGACGTTGCCTCGCAGACTCACACTCAGAGGATGACCGAGCGAGCGCCAATCGACTTCGAACCGGGCGCACACCGCGTGGGTGAGCTTCGGCGCGCAGGAATCTCACGCAATCGACTCGAGGCGAGCGACATCAGAAGGATCGGACGCGGAATCGTGCTCCACCCTGAGTCCGAGCTGGATCCCGCGACGTATGTCGATCGGTGCCTGGCCCTGGGGCAGGCACTCCGCGACGAGGACTTCCTCTCGCGGAGATCCGCGGCGCTCATCTGGGGCATTCCTTGCCCGCTCCCGCCAGGCCAGCGGATCGATGTCGCGTCTTTCTCCCCACGCCGGGCGCCCAGACGCGTCGATGTGCTGGGGCATCGGGTGAAGGCCGGGGTTCTCGAGTGGGCGCTCGTGAGTGGACTCCGGGTCCCGTCGCCGGCTGACGTCTGGTGCCAGCTTGCAGCGGTGCTGTCTCCCTGGGATCTCGTCGCTGCGGGTGATTTCTTGATCTCGGGGAAGCGGATCCGTGGAGGTGGTGGCGCGCGCGATGATCCCCTGGTGCTTCCGGACCAACTCTCGGCGGCGGTGGCGCGTCACACGCGTAGCGCGGGATCAGTCGTGAGGAGACGGGTGCTCCCGCTTCTCCGAAGTCCGGTGGATTCGCCGCAGGAGAGCAAACTCCGGCTGATGATTGTTCGTGCAGGGTTTCCAGAACCCACGGTGAACTGCGCAGTGCCAGTGATCGGTCGCGTCTTGCATGCCGATCTCGGGTACCCCCGTCTCAAGATCGCAATCGAGTACGAGGGTGCCCAGCACTTCGTGGATCCCGAGCGGGTGCGTCATGACGCTGAGAGACGTGAACGCATGTACGAGGCCGGGTGGCGAGTGCTGCGAGTCATGGCGAAAGACATGCACCAGCCTGCTGAATTTCTGAGGCGTCTTGCGTCGGCAATTCGCGACGCGTCGTAGCAGTGCGGGCCAACGCCGAGCCCGGGCCAAGGCCGAGCGCCGAAGAAGCCTCGTGCGCCGTTGCGGGGTCACTTTGGTGGGGTGGACGCCGCCCGGCACCCCACCAAAATGACCCCGCCAGAGGGGCCCCGAAGAGACGGAAGATCGGGGCAACGCGGGTAGGGCAGAATAGGAGCATGGGTGCAGAGAGCGGCAGTGTCAGAATCGGCGTCATCGGCGGCGGGCAGCTCGCGCGCATGATGGTGCCGCCCGCGATCCACCTGGGCCTGCGCATCAGCGTGCTCGCGGAGACCGAGGGCTCGAGCGCCGCCCGCGCCGCCGACGCGGTCGGGGACTACCGGGATCCCGACACCGTCTACGCCTTCGCCGACACCGTTGACGTGGTCACCTTCGACCACGAGCACGTGCCGAACGAGATCCTGCTCGAACTCGAGCGTCGCGGCGTCGCAGTGCACCCGCGCCCCGAGGCTCTGCAGTTCGCGCAGGACAAGATCCTCATGCGCCAGAAGCTCGAAGAGCTCGGCGTGCCGGTCCCGAGTTGGGCCGCCGTCTCCGACGAGGGTGAGCTGCAGGCCTTCCTCGACGCGCACGGCGGGCGCGCCGTTGTGAAGACCGCGCGCGGCGGCTACGACGGCAAGGGCGTGCGCGTCATCTCAGACGCGGGCGAGGCGCGCGACTGGTTCGCCACCCTCGCCGAGGACGGCCGCGGGGGCCAGCTCCTGGCCGAGGAGCTCGTCGACTTCACCCGCGAGCTCTCTCAGCTCGTCGCGCGACGCCCGAGCGGCGACGCGCGCACCTGGCCGGTCGTCGAGACGATCCAGCGCGACGGCGTCTGCGCAGAGGTGCTCGCGCCCGCGCCGGTGGCCGATCCCGCGACCCTCGCCCGCGCCGCGGAGATCGGCGAGACCGTCGCCGAGGGCGTCGGGGTGACTGGGGTGCTCGCCGTCGAGATGTTCGAGACCCGCGACGGCCGGGTGCTGGTGAACGAGCT
Above is a genomic segment from Leucobacter rhizosphaerae containing:
- a CDS encoding DHA2 family efflux MFS transporter permease subunit; this encodes MTQTPARTKTPAEGVLTGRAKNLALTGIFMSMAVSMLSMTVVGTSMPIIIADINGNQAAFTWVVTGTMLASAISTPIWGKLADLTSKKVLLQLSLILFTVGSALAGTAQDPGWLIAFRVLQGLGAGGLGALGQIVLAEIISPRERGKYMGIMGAIMAVSTVGGPLLGGAITDAFGWRWNFYVAAPVAIVAIIVLQRTLHLHTERRKIKIDYAGATLISVGFSSLLIWVTLGGSSFDWWSWQTALMVGGSLAALVAAVFVELRAEEPLIPMTLFKNRTFTMSVLASIAVGLAMFGTSVFLGQYMQLARGKTPTESGLLTIPMMAGVLLASTLVGQLITRTGKWKRYMVAGSIIMFIGLIMMGQLRYDTSFWFVGISMFILGSGVGMCMQNLVLVVQNTVAPTQLGVASSAVTFFRTIGGTAGMSAMGALLATQVVTYIKEELAKLSPDQLAGAEHLAGGTIPKLAELSEPLRLVIESAYGHGIGNVFLAASPVAIIAIVAIALLPNIPLSTQSNAEKLAEQRAAGDTADEAPASSESVGIELDGALTPEPPRTGQIPRVSGR
- a CDS encoding endonuclease domain-containing protein, yielding MTERAPIDFEPGAHRVGELRRAGISRNRLEASDIRRIGRGIVLHPESELDPATYVDRCLALGQALRDEDFLSRRSAALIWGIPCPLPPGQRIDVASFSPRRAPRRVDVLGHRVKAGVLEWALVSGLRVPSPADVWCQLAAVLSPWDLVAAGDFLISGKRIRGGGGARDDPLVLPDQLSAAVARHTRSAGSVVRRRVLPLLRSPVDSPQESKLRLMIVRAGFPEPTVNCAVPVIGRVLHADLGYPRLKIAIEYEGAQHFVDPERVRHDAERRERMYEAGWRVLRVMAKDMHQPAEFLRRLASAIRDAS
- a CDS encoding 5-(carboxyamino)imidazole ribonucleotide synthase; protein product: MGAESGSVRIGVIGGGQLARMMVPPAIHLGLRISVLAETEGSSAARAADAVGDYRDPDTVYAFADTVDVVTFDHEHVPNEILLELERRGVAVHPRPEALQFAQDKILMRQKLEELGVPVPSWAAVSDEGELQAFLDAHGGRAVVKTARGGYDGKGVRVISDAGEARDWFATLAEDGRGGQLLAEELVDFTRELSQLVARRPSGDARTWPVVETIQRDGVCAEVLAPAPVADPATLARAAEIGETVAEGVGVTGVLAVEMFETRDGRVLVNELAMRPHNSGHFSIEGSVTSQFEQHLRAVADLPLGDTAMTASAAVMVNVLGGPAEGPMPVRYAAALAAHPRAKFHSYDKQPRPGRKVGHVTVTGEDLDTVRAEALAAARAFD